Proteins found in one Flavobacterium channae genomic segment:
- a CDS encoding DUF6705 family protein, whose product MKNILKLLLVLFVQNIYAQYPVLTTTSLAGDPTMDINFSKNGNYAIDTNNERDQYVGLWRYQDSDILFELKMEKRDQFLFKIEYQGQVYYTYSDIIIFKYKLIKNGVLIYDNLNATIPNENYYSQATKHGNYEYLYGGLLDFTRNVMGTVSIKRLQASNPDKIYFNLSSGGYSLHNPKEFYNNPPDVKLFNIPTDGIEMVRVN is encoded by the coding sequence ATGAAAAATATATTAAAACTTTTACTTGTTTTGTTTGTTCAAAACATTTATGCCCAATATCCTGTATTAACAACTACTTCTTTGGCTGGAGATCCAACAATGGATATTAATTTTTCAAAAAACGGAAATTATGCGATAGATACCAACAACGAAAGAGACCAATATGTGGGTTTGTGGAGGTATCAAGACAGTGATATTCTTTTTGAGCTAAAAATGGAAAAAAGAGATCAATTTTTGTTTAAAATAGAATATCAAGGACAAGTATATTATACCTATTCTGACATAATTATTTTTAAATATAAATTAATTAAAAATGGAGTATTAATTTATGATAATTTAAATGCTACAATACCAAATGAGAATTATTACTCTCAAGCAACTAAACACGGAAATTATGAATATTTATACGGTGGTTTGTTAGATTTTACGAGAAATGTTATGGGTACTGTTTCCATTAAAAGATTACAAGCATCAAATCCTGATAAAATATATTTTAATTTAAGCAGTGGTGGATATTCTTTACATAATCCCAAAGAATTTTACAATAATCCTCCAGATGTAAAGTTGTTTAATATTCCAACAGATGGCATAGAAATGGTTAGAGTTAATTAA
- a CDS encoding peptide chain release factor 3 has product MSFIEEIARRRTFGIISHPDAGKTTLTEKLLLFGGAIQEAGAVKSNKIKKGATSDFMEIERQRGISVATSVLAFNYKDKKINILDTPGHKDFAEDTFRTLTAVDSVIVVIDVAKGVEEQTEKLVEVCRMRNIPMIVFINKLDREGKDAFDLMDEVEKKLKLRVTPLSFPIGMGYDFQGIYNIWEKNINIFEGDSRKNIEETIAFDDISNPELEKIIGEKPATRLREELELIDEVYPSFDREEYLNGDLQPVFFGSALNNFGVRELLDCFIDIAPTPRAKESDTRLVQPDESKFSGFVFKIHANMDPKHRDRLAFIKIVSGTFEKNKPYLHVRNGKNMKFSSPNAFFAEKKEIVDISYPGDIVGLHDTGNFKIGDTLTEGEQMNFQGIPSFSPEHFRYINNADPLKSKQLEKGIDQLMDEGVAQLFTLEMNGRKVIGTVGALQYEVIQYRLEHEYGAKCTYENFPAYKACWVKPQDPKNTEFAEFKRVKQKFLGHDKYGQLVFLADSDFSIQMTQQKYPTVELFFTSDFQKR; this is encoded by the coding sequence ATGAGTTTTATAGAAGAAATAGCAAGAAGAAGAACTTTTGGAATTATCTCCCATCCTGATGCCGGTAAAACGACTTTAACTGAAAAATTATTATTATTTGGAGGTGCAATTCAGGAAGCTGGAGCTGTAAAAAGTAACAAGATAAAAAAAGGTGCTACTTCCGATTTCATGGAAATTGAAAGACAAAGAGGAATCTCGGTTGCAACATCGGTTTTAGCTTTTAACTATAAAGACAAAAAAATTAATATTTTAGATACGCCTGGTCACAAAGACTTTGCTGAAGATACGTTTAGAACATTAACCGCTGTTGATAGTGTAATTGTTGTTATTGACGTTGCTAAAGGGGTTGAGGAACAAACTGAAAAATTAGTTGAAGTTTGTAGAATGCGTAACATTCCGATGATTGTTTTTATAAACAAATTAGACCGTGAAGGTAAAGACGCATTTGACCTAATGGACGAAGTAGAAAAAAAATTAAAACTTCGTGTAACACCTTTAAGTTTTCCTATTGGAATGGGATATGATTTCCAAGGAATTTATAATATCTGGGAAAAGAACATCAATATTTTTGAAGGAGATAGTCGTAAAAACATAGAAGAAACAATTGCTTTTGATGATATTTCGAATCCTGAATTAGAAAAAATTATTGGTGAAAAACCAGCTACTCGACTTAGAGAAGAATTGGAATTAATAGATGAAGTATATCCTTCTTTTGATAGAGAGGAATATTTAAATGGTGATTTACAACCTGTTTTTTTTGGTTCGGCATTGAATAATTTTGGAGTTCGTGAATTATTAGATTGTTTTATTGATATTGCTCCAACTCCAAGAGCAAAAGAATCGGATACACGTTTGGTTCAACCTGACGAAAGCAAGTTCAGTGGATTTGTTTTCAAAATTCATGCGAATATGGATCCAAAACACCGAGATCGTTTAGCATTCATAAAAATTGTATCGGGAACATTTGAGAAAAACAAACCGTATTTACATGTTAGAAACGGTAAAAACATGAAATTCTCAAGTCCAAATGCATTTTTTGCTGAGAAAAAAGAGATTGTTGACATTTCTTATCCTGGTGATATTGTAGGATTACACGATACTGGAAACTTTAAAATTGGTGATACTTTAACCGAAGGTGAACAGATGAATTTCCAAGGAATCCCAAGTTTTTCACCAGAGCATTTCCGCTACATCAATAATGCAGATCCATTAAAATCGAAACAATTAGAAAAAGGAATTGACCAATTAATGGATGAAGGTGTTGCGCAGTTGTTTACCTTAGAAATGAACGGAAGAAAAGTAATTGGAACCGTTGGTGCATTACAGTATGAAGTAATTCAATACCGTTTAGAACACGAATATGGCGCAAAATGCACCTATGAGAATTTTCCTGCATACAAAGCTTGCTGGGTAAAACCACAAGATCCAAAAAATACAGAGTTTGCAGAATTTAAACGTGTAAAACAAAAATTCTTAGGTCATGATAAATATGGACAATTAGTTTTCTTGGCTGACAGTGATTTTTCAATTCAAATGACACAACAAAAATACCCAACAGTTGAATTATTTTTCACTTCAGACTTTCAAAAAAGATAA
- a CDS encoding peptidylprolyl isomerase, translating to MKISRLLIFVFLIAPIFLVAQSKEVLFTIDNHPYYTDEFVRVYNKNLDLVKDDSQKDLDKYLELFLGYKLKVEKANKVGLQNGTAYQNELKSYRNQLSKNYLNDSKVTNELVHEAYDRLQQEVRASHILVLVEEGASPQDTLKAYNKMMDIRKRLDAGEDFIKVAQQFSEDPSVKENNGDLGYFSAFRMVYPFENAAFNTRVGQVSKPFRTRFGYHIVKVVDKRKNRGEVTVAHIMILKPSKIDEGQQEKAKATIDDIYKKIQQGESFESLAQQFSEDKSSAPKGGVLQRFGSGQLSSEEFENVAFELTDKNQISAPFQSQFGWHIVKLIEKHPVRSFDEMKAELEDKIRKDERSLLITNSLAKKMRAKYAFTKDAKLIAKIKGLVNDNFYSQTWEAPSKFNEANNTILTINKDRKVTAKVFLDFIASKQKSNISTRPVAKLVDELFEKFVDEQLMAYYNDNLENEFSEFKNVMEEYRDGLLLFDLMEKEIWNRAKNDTIGLNDYFKNNIANYQWKKRFSVDILSSTDSKVIEKAQKYLKKGKSLDYIKAQLNKDGKVNVMSKSGMYEEDYDILSEYKNLSKGVSNVVTKDKYFFVVNVLDEKPAGAKELSECRGKVISDYQQYLENNWVNELKKEFDIKINTEVFEKVKKQLHN from the coding sequence ATGAAAATTAGTCGCCTACTTATTTTTGTTTTTTTAATAGCTCCAATTTTTTTAGTAGCACAATCTAAAGAGGTTTTATTTACAATTGATAATCACCCTTATTACACAGATGAATTTGTTCGTGTTTATAATAAGAATTTAGATTTAGTTAAAGACGATTCGCAAAAAGACTTAGATAAATATTTAGAATTGTTTTTAGGTTATAAATTAAAGGTAGAAAAAGCAAATAAAGTTGGTTTGCAAAATGGTACGGCCTATCAAAATGAATTAAAATCATACAGAAATCAATTATCTAAAAATTATTTAAACGATTCAAAAGTTACAAATGAATTAGTTCATGAAGCTTATGATAGATTGCAACAAGAAGTAAGAGCATCACATATTTTAGTTTTAGTAGAAGAAGGTGCATCTCCTCAAGATACTTTGAAAGCGTACAATAAAATGATGGACATCAGAAAAAGATTAGATGCTGGTGAAGATTTTATTAAAGTTGCGCAACAATTCTCTGAAGATCCTTCAGTAAAAGAGAACAATGGTGATTTAGGTTATTTTTCTGCATTCAGAATGGTTTATCCTTTTGAAAATGCTGCATTTAATACAAGAGTAGGTCAAGTTTCTAAACCTTTCCGTACTCGTTTTGGATACCACATTGTTAAAGTTGTTGATAAAAGAAAAAACCGAGGAGAAGTTACAGTTGCTCATATTATGATTTTAAAACCTTCTAAAATAGATGAAGGACAACAAGAAAAAGCAAAAGCAACTATTGATGATATTTATAAAAAAATTCAACAAGGTGAAAGTTTTGAAAGTTTAGCGCAACAATTTTCTGAAGATAAGTCATCTGCACCTAAAGGTGGTGTTTTACAACGTTTTGGTTCTGGACAATTAAGTTCTGAAGAATTTGAAAATGTAGCTTTTGAATTAACAGATAAAAATCAAATTTCAGCTCCTTTTCAATCGCAATTTGGTTGGCATATTGTTAAGTTAATAGAAAAACATCCTGTTCGTTCTTTTGATGAAATGAAAGCTGAATTAGAAGATAAAATCAGAAAAGACGAAAGATCTTTGTTGATTACGAATTCTTTAGCTAAGAAAATGAGAGCAAAATATGCTTTTACTAAAGACGCTAAGTTAATTGCTAAAATCAAAGGTTTAGTAAACGATAATTTTTATTCTCAAACATGGGAAGCTCCTTCAAAATTTAATGAAGCAAATAACACAATTCTTACGATTAATAAAGATAGAAAAGTGACTGCTAAAGTCTTCTTAGATTTTATCGCTTCAAAGCAAAAATCAAATATCAGTACAAGACCAGTTGCAAAACTTGTTGATGAATTATTTGAAAAATTTGTTGACGAGCAACTTATGGCTTATTATAATGATAATTTAGAAAACGAATTTTCAGAATTCAAAAATGTAATGGAAGAATACAGAGATGGTTTATTACTTTTTGATTTGATGGAAAAAGAGATTTGGAACAGAGCTAAAAATGATACCATTGGATTAAATGATTATTTTAAAAATAATATTGCTAACTATCAATGGAAAAAAAGATTTAGTGTAGATATCTTATCGTCAACAGATAGTAAAGTGATTGAAAAGGCACAAAAATATTTGAAAAAAGGGAAATCGTTAGATTACATTAAAGCTCAATTAAACAAAGACGGGAAAGTTAATGTTATGTCTAAATCTGGAATGTATGAAGAAGATTATGATATTTTATCAGAATATAAAAACTTATCTAAAGGTGTTTCTAATGTTGTAACAAAAGATAAATACTTTTTCGTAGTAAATGTTTTGGATGAAAAACCTGCTGGAGCAAAAGAATTATCTGAATGTAGAGGAAAAGTAATTAGTGATTACCAACAATATTTAGAAAACAATTGGGTGAATGAATTGAAAAAAGAGTTTGATATAAAAATCAATACTGAAGTTTTTGAAAAAGTAAAGAAACAATTACATAACTAA
- a CDS encoding peptidylprolyl isomerase, protein MKFINKKLLYTLFLITSTVVFAQTKKEKVDGVVGVVGDYVVLDSDIDLDFITMRAQGVDTKNITRCEVFGKQLEDKLYAHHAIQDSIIVTDAEVNSYLNEQLDAAVEQIGSMEKVVKYYNKKNEEELRNHFFDAVKMMKLTDQMQKKILESVEITPEEVRNFFKGIPADEIPTFGAEMEVAQIVVKPVITEDEKKRVIDKLKEIKQDVLNGSSFFSKAVLFSEDPGSSSNGGYYKMNRKTQFVKEFKDVAFSLAEGEISEPFETEFGYHIIMVEKIKGQEVELRHILISPKVSTQAMKDAKEKIEQIRTKILNKEISFADAAKSSSDQKETRNSGGVLLNPRTMEPRFELTKMDPTLYAQVSSLKDGEVSLPLIDEERGTGKYYKIITVNNRIDEHQADFSKDYLKIKELALKDKQIKAIAKWTEEKIKETYIKISDDYKDCDFANNWLKK, encoded by the coding sequence ATGAAATTTATAAATAAAAAATTACTTTATACATTATTTTTAATAACATCAACAGTTGTATTTGCCCAAACTAAAAAAGAAAAAGTAGACGGTGTAGTAGGAGTTGTAGGAGATTATGTTGTATTAGATTCAGATATCGATTTGGATTTTATAACCATGAGAGCACAAGGTGTAGATACTAAAAATATTACACGTTGCGAAGTTTTTGGCAAACAATTAGAAGATAAATTATATGCACACCATGCAATTCAGGATAGTATTATTGTTACTGATGCGGAAGTTAATTCTTATTTAAATGAACAACTTGATGCTGCTGTTGAACAAATTGGTTCAATGGAGAAAGTAGTTAAGTATTATAATAAAAAGAACGAAGAAGAATTACGTAATCATTTCTTTGATGCTGTAAAAATGATGAAACTTACAGATCAAATGCAAAAAAAGATTCTAGAATCAGTTGAAATTACACCTGAAGAAGTAAGAAACTTTTTTAAAGGTATTCCTGCTGATGAAATTCCAACCTTTGGTGCTGAAATGGAAGTAGCTCAAATTGTTGTAAAACCTGTAATCACTGAAGATGAGAAAAAAAGAGTAATTGATAAACTAAAAGAAATCAAACAAGATGTTTTAAACGGATCTAGTTTCTTTAGTAAAGCTGTTTTATTTTCTGAAGATCCTGGGTCAAGTTCAAATGGTGGTTACTATAAAATGAATCGTAAAACACAATTCGTTAAAGAATTTAAAGATGTTGCTTTTAGTTTAGCTGAAGGTGAAATTTCTGAACCATTTGAAACAGAATTTGGATATCATATTATTATGGTTGAAAAGATTAAAGGTCAAGAAGTTGAATTACGTCATATTTTAATTTCTCCAAAAGTATCTACTCAAGCTATGAAAGATGCAAAAGAGAAAATAGAGCAAATAAGAACTAAGATTTTAAATAAAGAAATTTCTTTTGCAGATGCGGCTAAATCGTCTTCTGATCAAAAAGAAACTAGAAATAGTGGTGGGGTTCTTCTTAATCCTAGAACTATGGAGCCAAGATTTGAACTAACCAAAATGGATCCAACATTATACGCACAAGTTTCTTCTTTAAAAGATGGCGAAGTTTCACTTCCGTTAATTGATGAAGAAAGAGGAACAGGTAAATATTATAAGATAATTACAGTTAACAATAGAATTGATGAGCATCAAGCTGATTTTTCTAAAGATTATTTAAAGATTAAAGAGTTAGCTTTAAAAGACAAACAAATTAAAGCTATTGCAAAATGGACTGAAGAGAAAATTAAGGAAACTTATATCAAAATCAGTGATGATTATAAAGATTGTGATTTTGCTAATAACTGGTTAAAAAAATAA
- a CDS encoding AAA family ATPase: MSDVAAIQELVQKQKALKQEIAKVIVGQDEVVHQIVMSIFSGGHALLVGVPGLAKTLMVNTISQALGLNFKRIQFTPDLMPSDILGSEILDENRQFKFIKGPIFSNIILADEINRTPPKTQAALLEAMQERAVTVAGHHYKLDLPYFVLATQNPIEQEGTYPLPEAQLDRFMFAVKLDYPSFQEEVDVVKATTSDFKPVVNALFTAQEIIDYQNVIRKIPVADNVIEYAVSLVSKTRPDNPLSNDFVKTYIDWGAGPRASQNLILAAKTNAAFNGKFSPDIEDVKAVAIGILRHRIVKNYKADAEGISEEEIIKKLF, translated from the coding sequence ATGTCAGACGTAGCAGCCATTCAGGAATTAGTTCAAAAACAAAAAGCACTTAAACAAGAAATTGCAAAAGTAATTGTTGGTCAAGACGAAGTAGTTCATCAAATTGTGATGAGTATTTTTTCTGGAGGTCATGCTTTGTTAGTTGGTGTTCCAGGTTTAGCAAAAACTTTAATGGTAAATACTATTTCTCAAGCTTTAGGTTTGAATTTTAAGCGTATTCAGTTTACGCCAGATTTAATGCCTTCTGATATTTTAGGAAGTGAAATTTTAGATGAAAATCGTCAGTTTAAATTTATTAAAGGACCAATATTTTCTAATATTATTTTGGCTGATGAGATTAATAGAACGCCGCCAAAAACACAAGCTGCCCTTTTAGAAGCAATGCAAGAAAGAGCGGTTACTGTGGCGGGTCATCATTATAAATTAGATTTACCTTATTTTGTTTTAGCTACACAAAACCCTATTGAGCAAGAAGGGACTTATCCACTACCTGAAGCGCAATTAGACCGTTTTATGTTTGCAGTTAAGTTAGATTACCCAAGTTTTCAAGAAGAAGTTGATGTTGTAAAAGCAACGACTTCTGATTTTAAACCTGTTGTAAATGCATTGTTTACGGCACAAGAAATAATAGATTATCAAAATGTAATTAGAAAAATTCCTGTTGCAGATAACGTCATTGAATATGCAGTTTCTTTAGTAAGTAAAACACGACCAGATAATCCATTATCTAATGATTTTGTAAAAACTTATATCGATTGGGGTGCTGGACCAAGAGCTTCACAAAACTTAATTTTAGCAGCAAAAACAAATGCGGCTTTTAATGGTAAGTTTTCTCCAGATATAGAAGATGTAAAAGCGGTTGCAATTGGAATATTAAGACATCGAATTGTGAAAAATTATAAAGCTGACGCCGAAGGAATTTCGGAAGAAGAAATTATTAAAAAGCTGTTTTAA
- a CDS encoding acyltransferase family protein, whose protein sequence is MEINSEKRVFGLDVLRATAITMVVCSHILWIYPKSNHFIPMLFELFGFWGVELFFVLSGFLIGSILYKTFVEQSYRFTEVKSFLKRRWFRTLPNYYLILLLNILIAFLLGYKIEGLFKYFYFAQNFLSKSPSFFPESWSLPIEEFAYLLLPFSLWGVCRFSKNNKQKLFLIVNLFWIVFFMMNKWIYNSNHTISDLIEWNLNLKSVLIYRVDAILIGVVAAWFSINYPSWWKNNKIVFAFFASMIFAFLMFGILPMNLTIEQNPFFWNVIYLPLTSIGFAFLLPFFSEWKTNTSIFKLPIEGLSKISYSIYLIHYSIVLQLVKYFFDTLQMSQLERHFVSLATVLVTIIFSYILYKVYEKPIMNLRDK, encoded by the coding sequence TTGGAAATAAATTCAGAAAAAAGAGTTTTCGGTTTAGATGTGTTAAGAGCAACTGCTATAACAATGGTAGTTTGTTCGCATATTCTTTGGATTTATCCAAAGAGTAATCATTTTATTCCAATGCTTTTTGAACTTTTCGGCTTTTGGGGAGTGGAACTTTTTTTTGTTTTAAGTGGTTTTTTAATAGGAAGTATATTGTATAAAACCTTTGTAGAACAAAGCTACAGATTTACTGAAGTTAAAAGCTTTTTAAAAAGACGTTGGTTCAGAACATTACCAAATTATTATTTGATTCTTTTGTTAAATATTTTGATAGCTTTTCTGCTAGGTTATAAAATTGAAGGATTGTTTAAATACTTTTATTTTGCTCAAAACTTTTTATCAAAATCACCTTCTTTTTTCCCTGAATCATGGAGTTTGCCAATAGAAGAATTTGCATACTTGTTATTGCCATTTTCTTTGTGGGGTGTTTGTCGATTTTCTAAGAATAATAAGCAAAAATTGTTCTTAATAGTAAATCTGTTTTGGATAGTGTTTTTTATGATGAACAAATGGATTTACAATTCCAATCATACTATTTCAGATTTAATCGAATGGAATTTAAATTTAAAATCCGTTTTAATTTATCGCGTTGATGCTATTTTAATTGGCGTTGTTGCTGCTTGGTTTTCTATTAATTATCCTTCTTGGTGGAAAAACAATAAAATCGTTTTTGCTTTTTTTGCTTCAATGATTTTTGCTTTTTTAATGTTTGGAATTCTTCCCATGAATTTAACCATTGAGCAAAATCCTTTTTTTTGGAATGTTATTTATTTGCCATTAACATCAATTGGTTTTGCATTTTTATTACCATTTTTTAGCGAATGGAAAACAAATACATCGATTTTTAAATTGCCAATTGAGGGTTTAAGTAAAATTTCATATTCTATTTATTTAATTCATTATAGCATTGTATTGCAATTGGTGAAGTATTTTTTCGATACTCTTCAAATGTCGCAATTAGAACGCCATTTTGTTTCATTGGCAACTGTTTTGGTAACTATAATATTTTCTTATATTCTTTATAAAGTTTACGAAAAACCAATTATGAATCTGAGGGATAAGTAA